Proteins encoded within one genomic window of Rhizobium bangladeshense:
- a CDS encoding DUF805 domain-containing protein: protein MGFTEAVRTVFKKCVTFSGRASRSEYWWFSLFYALALFPLAILAFVLAFATSGGGAPSPIHYTVVIWMVFTLAILLPLISLQVRRFHDRNISGWWYLALFILSFVPYVVLVTFPVIIIISMLPGTEGPNKFGADPLRPEIRAEVFA from the coding sequence ATGGGGTTTACTGAAGCCGTTCGAACAGTCTTCAAGAAATGTGTGACATTTTCTGGCAGGGCTTCCCGGTCGGAATATTGGTGGTTCTCGCTATTTTATGCGCTGGCGCTGTTTCCACTAGCAATTCTAGCCTTTGTACTCGCTTTCGCCACCAGCGGCGGTGGAGCCCCGTCACCGATTCATTATACCGTCGTCATCTGGATGGTATTCACACTCGCGATTCTTTTGCCGCTAATATCTCTGCAGGTTCGCCGCTTCCATGATCGCAACATTTCCGGCTGGTGGTATCTCGCGCTGTTCATTCTGAGCTTTGTTCCCTATGTCGTTCTGGTCACATTCCCGGTGATCATTATTATTTCCATGTTACCGGGCACCGAAGGTCCGAACAAGTTCGGGGCGGATCCGCTGCGTCCGGAAATAAGAGCAGAGGTCTTTGCCTAG
- a CDS encoding FkbM family methyltransferase, translated as MHGKPWLTAKYWSRRLRKARNGAASRFFNTRFGRRLLIENIGPRVVSMTVDAGDHLMTFSPADYIGRKVFRKGHFERDAVDRLIAILRERGLLRKDATLLEIGGNIGTQTVYFALSGTYARIVSVEPDPRNFPLLELNIRQNRLEEKVRLVNCAAGESEGKIDFFLNLNNHGKSSAVRQSPTDRKISVPVKPVSEILAELSIDPAAIGLVWMDIEGYEPVACRSMQPLLSRRVPLHMEFTPLFYGPEGTKEFIAMLSGFYEDCLVLFEDLEEEMKVRDLPSDIDQYNVLFLP; from the coding sequence ATGCACGGCAAGCCCTGGCTCACCGCCAAATATTGGAGCCGCCGTCTGCGCAAGGCGCGCAATGGCGCTGCGTCGCGCTTCTTCAACACCCGCTTCGGCCGCCGACTGCTGATCGAGAATATCGGTCCGCGCGTCGTCTCAATGACGGTCGATGCCGGCGATCATCTGATGACCTTCTCGCCCGCCGACTATATCGGCCGCAAGGTCTTCCGGAAGGGCCATTTCGAACGCGACGCCGTCGACCGGCTGATCGCCATCCTGCGCGAACGCGGCCTGCTAAGAAAAGACGCGACGCTGCTCGAGATCGGCGGCAATATCGGCACCCAGACGGTCTATTTCGCCTTGAGCGGCACCTACGCCCGTATCGTCAGCGTCGAGCCCGACCCGCGCAATTTCCCGCTGCTTGAACTCAACATCCGTCAGAATCGGCTGGAGGAGAAGGTCCGGCTCGTCAACTGCGCCGCCGGCGAGAGCGAAGGCAAGATCGACTTTTTTTTGAACCTCAACAATCACGGCAAGAGCAGCGCCGTCCGCCAGAGCCCGACCGACAGGAAGATCAGCGTGCCGGTGAAGCCGGTCTCCGAAATCCTCGCCGAACTTTCGATCGATCCGGCCGCAATTGGCCTTGTCTGGATGGATATCGAAGGCTACGAGCCGGTCGCCTGCCGGTCGATGCAGCCGCTGCTTTCCCGCCGCGTGCCGCTTCATATGGAATTCACGCCGCTGTTCTACGGCCCGGAGGGCACGAAGGAATTCATCGCGATGCTGTCAGGTTTCTATGAGGATTGTCTCGTGCTCTTCGAGGACCTCGAGGAAGAGATGAAGGTGCGGGATCTGCCGAGCGACATCGACCAGTACAACGTGCTGTTTTTGCCGTAG
- a CDS encoding adenylate/guanylate cyclase domain-containing protein, whose translation MTTASVKGIFSERSIRRARLGSGLVIFVFVLLHLSNHALGLISLASADKARHLFLVLWRNPIGTALFYGSVLIHIALVLRAIYIRRSLVMPKGEMAQIVLGLLIPLLLMDHVIGTRVAHELYGYIDDYETVVEQLWIRAPANGVRQVLGVLAVWIHGCIGIHFWLRYRPWYAEWSALLLAPAILIPVLSLLGFVQMGRTLADPAYQLTTNPYEVNLNARYLSDPEVRSRVATVRAGLYGAFSASLLLVVIARARRKLKERLDQVVVHYPGGEVIRVPRGFTVLEASRLGGLPHYAVCGGKGQCSTCRVQILGDYQYLPPPDKLEQTTLKRINAGPDVRLACQLRPNADLAVAPLLVPSVEAPPANSQETSPGREREIVVFFVDIRHFTTLTETRLPFDVVFLLNRYFAIIGKAVEQAGGRLDKFIGDGAMALFGLDTAPEEACRQALNAAAAIVAEIEKLAAELADELTLPLRIAIGIHTGPAVVGTMGYGRVRSMTAIGDTVNVASRLESAAKEFEAAIVISEPVADLSGAALSGIESREINVRGRALPLKVYVIPREKAAEPLEGKA comes from the coding sequence ATGACGACGGCCTCGGTTAAAGGGATTTTTTCGGAACGCTCGATCAGAAGGGCAAGGCTCGGTTCCGGGCTGGTCATCTTCGTCTTCGTCCTCCTGCATTTGTCGAACCATGCGCTAGGGCTTATTTCGCTCGCCTCTGCGGACAAGGCCCGCCACCTTTTCCTGGTCCTCTGGCGCAATCCCATCGGCACCGCCCTCTTTTATGGATCAGTCCTGATCCACATCGCTCTGGTGCTGCGCGCCATCTACATCAGGCGCAGCCTGGTCATGCCGAAGGGGGAAATGGCGCAGATCGTGCTTGGCCTGCTGATCCCGCTGCTCCTGATGGACCATGTCATCGGCACGCGGGTCGCCCATGAACTTTACGGCTATATCGATGACTACGAGACGGTCGTCGAACAGCTGTGGATCAGGGCGCCGGCGAACGGTGTGCGTCAGGTGCTGGGCGTCCTCGCCGTCTGGATCCACGGCTGCATCGGCATCCATTTCTGGCTGCGCTACCGCCCATGGTACGCCGAATGGTCGGCGCTTCTGCTCGCGCCGGCGATCCTCATACCGGTGCTCTCGCTCCTCGGATTCGTCCAGATGGGCCGCACCCTTGCAGACCCCGCCTATCAGTTGACGACCAATCCGTACGAGGTGAACCTCAACGCCCGCTATCTCTCCGATCCCGAGGTCCGCAGCCGCGTCGCCACAGTGCGCGCCGGGCTCTACGGCGCTTTCTCGGCCTCGCTGCTCCTGGTTGTCATCGCCCGCGCCCGGCGCAAGCTGAAGGAGCGCCTCGATCAGGTCGTCGTGCATTATCCCGGCGGCGAGGTGATCCGGGTGCCGCGTGGCTTTACGGTGCTGGAAGCAAGCCGGCTCGGCGGGTTGCCGCATTATGCCGTCTGCGGTGGCAAGGGCCAGTGCTCAACCTGCCGAGTACAGATCCTTGGCGATTACCAGTATTTGCCGCCGCCAGACAAGCTGGAGCAGACCACCCTGAAACGCATCAATGCCGGTCCGGACGTGCGGCTCGCCTGCCAGCTTCGGCCGAACGCCGACCTAGCGGTCGCGCCTCTTCTCGTGCCGTCCGTCGAGGCTCCTCCTGCCAACAGCCAGGAGACGAGCCCCGGCCGTGAGCGTGAGATCGTCGTGTTCTTCGTCGATATCCGTCATTTCACCACGCTGACTGAAACCCGCCTCCCCTTCGACGTCGTCTTCCTGCTGAACCGCTATTTCGCCATCATCGGCAAGGCGGTGGAGCAGGCAGGCGGGCGGCTCGACAAGTTCATCGGCGACGGCGCCATGGCGCTGTTTGGCCTCGACACCGCGCCGGAGGAGGCCTGCCGCCAGGCGCTCAACGCAGCCGCGGCGATCGTTGCTGAGATCGAGAAGCTCGCTGCCGAACTCGCCGATGAACTGACGCTGCCGCTTCGCATTGCGATCGGTATCCACACCGGCCCGGCCGTCGTCGGCACGATGGGATATGGTCGCGTGCGCAGCATGACGGCGATCGGTGATACGGTGAACGTCGCGAGCCGGCTGGAAAGCGCGGCCAAGGAATTCGAAGCAGCGATTGTCATCTCCGAACCGGTGGCGGACCTTTCCGGCGCCGCTCTTTCAGGCATCGAAAGCCGTGAAATCAACGTGCGCGGCCGCGCCCTGCCCTTGAAAGTCTATGTCATTCCGAGAGAGAAAGCGGCAGAACCGCTCGAAGGAAAAGCCTGA